CTCGTTTTGAACGTCATTCCAGTAAATATTAGCcaattgtctttttttattgccTCTTTCACCGTCAAGGTTTGGCCTGAATTGCAATAACGGGTCAAATATGATATCATGTCTTAATTGCGGGTTTTTTAGAATCTCTTGTAGATCGATTTCTTTTAACCCCTGTAGATTTATTGGAGGGAATGGGACAGGTGTTGGAGTGGCCTTTATGTAGTTTATTCTATCTTCCAATGTTAAGTCAAAGTTCGAGTTTGACGTAAAGTTGGAATTTGTTATTGGATTGCCAGTAGAGTCACTGATGTTATCGTTATTAGCATTAGTGCTTGTGTTATCGGATATTCTCTGACTTAGAAAGATGGCGCGCTTTAATGAAAGGAGGTTTGAACTGAGAGGATTATTAGAATGCAAGTATGGTTGATGATGGTTTCTacagaattttttctttgatatgCCAGAGGGGGTTTGATGATTtagaagaatattttgattaCGATAGTATTGATTATGAGATGATAATTTTCTTAAAGAAGAATGCAGAATAGTGGGTACGGAATGCGATCTTGTCTTcttatttgaaagaattctTAAAAAGTTAGAAGCATTTCCCGGTAGTTGTTGCTGCGCTGCTTGTTGTTTGTGTTGCTCCGTTGCCGGTGGCAATTGCGGTGCTGACGCAGAAGGAGGCTGTGTTGAAGATGGTGGTGGTGAAGGAGACGGATTGTTCATATTCGTAAAAATAACCTTTGGGGGTATGGAGTCAACTTTGTTACTTCTCCttatttcctcttcattatcatcgtttttCAAGAATTGACCAGTCTTAGTGTCAAATGCCTTGAATATGGTATTATCCCTATCCATAGGAATCTTCGGATTACTATCACTAGCTGAATTTCCACTGCTATCATTGTTGGTCGCAGCAGTGCTTGCATTCAAAGACATAGATGGAGTTATTACGCCTGAACTCCTCGACAAAAGATCAGACGATTGGTCAATATACTTTTGCATCGAGGCCCTATTGGGGATGATATTTTGAGATGAGCCATCTAGCGTACTGGAATCACTAGATTTCATGTCATTCTTCAAAGTGGCGACTTGAGTTTTGGCAATAGTAGTACTATCTGGTGAATCTTTTGAAGGCACCACAGACGAAGTTTTGGATAATGACGAAGAGGATCTTTCTTGCTTTGACTTAGCCGCGCTAGAAGCAGATGACGAGTTAGTGGAGCTTGGGGTAGGATTGCTGGCCGTCGTGGGTCCTGAATGGGTCCTTGGCTGGTCCATCTCTGTGTTGAAAAGGGAAGAGGGGTGACGAAGATTACTGGTTGAAAAATAAGTCTTGAGTGAACGTATACGTATTTGTGGTTTGTGCCAATTTCTCAACACCGAGTAATGGTCCTTGtaagaaagaaactgaGTTAGAAACAGTTAATTGACAGTGAAGATATTCCTTATTGCAAGTCTGGTGATGATAAAACTTTTCAGACGGCAGCCCCGATCTAAAAGAGCTCACAGGGAACCGgccagaaaaagaaacgttCACCCGCCTATTTGGGCGCGCCGCTCACCCGCACGGCAGAGACCAATCAGTTAAATTTATCGCTTAGCAAGGAAGGTTACTACGTATGGCGGCTTCAGACGCATCTAACAATTTAGTATGGAAGTATATATTGCACAAGAATTGACGACTACAGGCAGTCGTAGTAGTGATAGTTTTTATTctctaaaaaagaattgtcACTTTACGTCCGATCTTGATCGAGgatgtttcttttttttaaccGATCAAGAAACTTGtcggaaaagaaaaggagcGAGAGACATAAGAAATCATAGGTGATTATTAATGCATGGAGCGTACATGATTATATTCTTAAGGCAGCCCAAATTATGCCCGCTGTTAATTTTTTAGGTAGTTACGGTCCAGTGGTGAAAGTTTGCGGCTTGCAAAGCGCAGAGGCCGCCCAATGTGCTTTGGATTCGAACGCTGACTTGCTAGGTATAATATGTGTGCCCAATAGGAAAAGAACAGTTGACCCAGTCGTAGCCAAGAAAATTTCGCATCTGGTAAAAGCATATAGGAACAGCTCGGGTACTCCGAAATATTTGGTTGGTGTTTTTCGTAATCAGTCCAAGGAGGACGTTTTGACTATAGCAAATGACTATGGCATTGATATTGTTCAACTGCATGGTGATGAGCCGTGGCAAGAATACCAGGCATTTCTCGGCTTGCCAGTTATTAAAAGACTTGTGTTTCCAAAAGATTGTGACATATTACTCAGTGCACCCCTAGAAAAATCACATCTGTTCACTCCTTTATTTGATTCGGAGGCAGGTGGAACAGGTGAACTTTTAGATTGGAGTTCTATCTCTGATTGGGTTACAAAGCAAGAAAACCCAGAAAATTTGCAGTTCATGTTGGCTGGTGGACTGACACCTGAAAATGTTTGCGACGCGCTTCGACTAAATGGTGTTGTTGGTGTTGATGTAAGCGGGGGTGTAGAGACAAATGGCATAAAAGATACCGATAAAATTGCAAACTTCGTTAGTAATGCAAAAAAGTAAg
The Saccharomyces mikatae IFO 1815 strain IFO1815 genome assembly, chromosome: 4 genome window above contains:
- the TRP1 gene encoding phosphoribosylanthranilate isomerase TRP1 (similar to Saccharomyces cerevisiae TRP1 (YDR007W); ancestral locus Anc_3.192) yields the protein MPAVNFLGSYGPVVKVCGLQSAEAAQCALDSNADLLGIICVPNRKRTVDPVVAKKISHLVKAYRNSSGTPKYLVGVFRNQSKEDVLTIANDYGIDIVQLHGDEPWQEYQAFLGLPVIKRLVFPKDCDILLSAPLEKSHLFTPLFDSEAGGTGELLDWSSISDWVTKQENPENLQFMLAGGLTPENVCDALRLNGVVGVDVSGGVETNGIKDTDKIANFVSNAKK